DNA sequence from the Glycine soja cultivar W05 chromosome 18, ASM419377v2, whole genome shotgun sequence genome:
GACAATGCAAAAAACTTTTATACCTAAGGTCCTAATTATTTACTCTAAAATTTGTTGGAAATtacaaaaatcattatttactCTAAAATTTGTTGGAAATTACAAAAATCATGAGTGAGGTTTATTAGATTAGATGTGAAACTCATACGACTTGGTGATTTTTAGTAAGTTCTATTTTCAGCAAATACTAAAGAATATATTCAAAAGAACGTAGTAGAGATTATATTGCTAGCATTTCTTGTTACCACATAGCTTGTGTCGAATGTCGATTCAGTGAAAAGCTGTAGGTTGGATTTTCTTAATTGGaaatttttaatgtgttttCTGTTATGCCTTATGTTGCTTGATGATATGGATTATACGTTTCCTTTGCTGAAATATAATTGTTCTTTTTTACAGACAGAGGCTGCACATAGCTGGACCTGCATGGATTTGTATGTTTTTGCAACACCCTACAGGATTACTTGGGACTACTACTTCTCTTCACGAGAACATACCTTGAAGTTTGACTCGTGGGAAGAGCCTGCAGAGTTGGaatatgtaatttttctttttcttttatttattatagttgtaaACCTGTTTTAAAGCTCTCAATATCTTGCTGAATTGAACAGGTGAAGCAGCATGGGGTTTCTGTGTTTCTCATGCCATCCGGGATGCTTGGAACTCTGCTTTCTCTGATTGATGTTTTGCCTTTGTTCTCGAACACTGGTTGGGGTCAGAAAGCCAACCTGGATTTTCTGAAGAAACACATGGGAGCTACATTTGAGAAGCGCAGCCAGCCTTGGCGTGCATATATAGATCCTGCAGATGTTCATTCAGGAGACTTCTTAGCTGTGTCGAAGATCCGGGGTAGGTGGGGAGGTTTTGAGACGCTAGAAAAGTGGGTTACTGGTTCATTCGCTGGTCATACTGCGGTTTGCTTGAAGGATGAATGGGGCAATTTATGGGTTGGTGAATCAGGGCACGAGAATGAAAAGGTATTAAAGTGATTcggtttttataatttttatcatttttcttttaacatcATTGATGTAATCATCTAAATGCCAGTTGAACAGGAATTTTGTAATTGTTCCATGGTTGTTGGGGGTGGTGACTGGTGACTGagctatgttttattttaattgattatagaAGCATAATATGTCTTTGTGCAGGGTGAAGAAATAATAGTGGTAATTCCCTGGGAAGAATGGTGGGAATTGGCTCTTAAGGATGATTCCAATCCACAGATAGCCTTACTTCCCCTGCATCCAGAAATACGAGCAAAATTTAACTCCACTGCAGCATGGGAATATGCCCGGAGCATGTCTGGCAAGCCATATGGTTATCACAATATGATATTCAGTTGGATTGACACTGTAGCAGACAACTATCCTCCACCTCTTGATGCTCACTTGGTAGAAAACTTGTTCTTGTTACTTATTAGTTAAATgtatcataaattaattagtaagtATACAATTGAACCAGCAAATTGTGTTGTGAACAACATGCTGTTTTGCCAGTAGACTATTGTGTATTTTATGAAATGGTTTAAGTTTGAACTGATTGCTACAAGTAATTTAAATCTTTCTACATGGGAAACAGTCTAAGGAAGAAGTAGTTAGTGCTTATGGCTTTAGAAAGCCATTGATGGATCCACGGGGAAGATGACAATGGGATGGAAGGACTATGTTGGCATCTAGGATTTTAGTGATGTTACACTTCTTTGTGTTGATatatgcatgtttttgttttctcctaCTAGAGAAAGGGTTCTTTCTTGCTTGCCTGTATTTGTGCACTGAACCTAGTAGTGCATGAGACAATTTCCCTACCCTGCCTCTGCCCCTGCATATCTCAAATACAAAGGAggcatcaaattaaaattttatttattaagctGGTTCTGAATGGAAGTCTAGTTCTGAATGGCATGTTCTCTGTGCAGGTAATTTCTGTCATGTCTATGTGGACTAGATTGCAGCCAGCTTATTCGGCAAATATGTGGAATGAAGCATTGAATAAGCGGTTAGGGACTGAGGTAAGTCTTGGCACTGGTTTAAACATTTCTGTGGGAAGAATAGTATCCATTTGCTCTAAATGTATGTAgtgttctttccttcttttcctttttccctaAATAACAGAAGGGATTCTTTAAGACAGGAAAATTTATAAAGAGATGGGACATGGGAGGAAAAGTAATCCTCCAAGAAAAAAACGTGCTTAAAATTCTTACAGCATTTTGCCAATCAAATGAACCAAAGTGTAGTCTTTCTTTCGGATTTGGATCTTCTATGGTGAGCAGAGTGCACTTTAGAGGATAAAGTGCAGTAATAGCCATTACTTAGAAAATCAATAGTTGagattgtaattaattttaagattatatatatatatatatatatatatatatatattttattatatcataattCTCAACCATTGATTTTCTAATCAATGATTGTGAGTATACCTTATTCTCTAAAATGCTTCTCCTCACTTTAGAGGAGCCAaatctctttaatttcttttactttatgGGAACAACTCTGTCAAAACCAGAAACAGACTTATTCTCTGAAATTGAGGTTTTCCAACAACTGCAAAGTGTGTTTCTGTTGctattcgataatttcaataaattcaaGATGGAAATTCTATGTCTTTTAGTTCTAGTTCAGTACTTCATTTTGTATAATAAATGCAAGATTGTTCTATGAGGACTTCTTTATGAAATGCTTgactttgttttaatttgaaactttttttGGTAAAGTTTAGATTTGACATTTTGTAAGTATGTGAGTGTTCATAGgacatgtttggtttgaataaattttttgtaaCTTTGTGTGCTCCTCTGGCTCTTATTGAGAATTGAATGTTTAAATAGTTCATCAGCTCATCAAGTTTATTTACCACGACAGCAGGAACTCACATGGCATATTTTGCTGAACTAATCTGGTTGCCTTTTTCATAAGTACTGGGATCTCTAATTTTTATTTGCATTCAGGGTTTGGATTTGCATGATATTTTAGTAGAGACTGAGAAGCGTGGGATACCTTTTGATGAATTACTCACCATTCCAGAACAAGACGAATGGGTATACAGTGATGGAAAGTCGACAACTTGTGTTGCCTTTATCCTTTCTATGTATAAAGAGGCTGAAGTTTTTGGTCCCATTGCTAATTCCATTCAAGTAACCGAGTTCACCGTAAGTCGTAATGTCTCTGCAAATGCATGAACCTTTCACCATTATAAAAACTTTTTCTAATGCTTATATCTTGTTATTTGCAGATTCGCGATGCATACATGCTCAGAATTTTCGAGGACAACCAAACACGCCTACCAAGTTGGTGCAACAATGAGAATGACCGGATTCCATTCTGTCAGATTCTTGGTGAATACAAGATGGAACTGCCTGGCTATAACACCTTGGAGCCATATGCCAACATGAATGAGTATTGCCCTTCTCTTCCTCCAACTTATGATAGGCCTTCTCGATGTTAGATACATCTTCTTCCATCGTTTCTATCATTTTGAATTGCCTGTTAAATTTAACTTAAGGCATCAAGTACTTTGGTGTTCTAAAATTGTCTATAAACCATTCAACACGGCATTGTGTATCTACAGCTTGATGgtcaactataaaaaaaaacacagtaCAAGATTGATATTTAATTAGCATGAAGGTAAGCTAACTGCTTGAATAATCGTCATTATATGAGCTACAAAGTTCATATGGTGATGTTGAGTGGTTTGGCCTTAATCTAAACTGACTTTGATGAAAACATGACCACAGAAAATCATATTGAGAGTTGGATTTGCTCAAAACTTGAAATCATGCACTCTATGATCAACGGTTCAATGATTCTTTGAAATTATGGTGGTTGCAATGGCAATGCTTCAATACGGGTCTCTTGCATTGCTTGTAATGCATGTTCCGTCATCTGTTGCATGGTCTAAGTGAAGAGAGACATTATTAAGCTCTAACCACAATTTTCTGACACAATATTTTCAGTAATAACAAAGAAATGTTATCCTCTTCAACGTAAATGTTCAGCTAGAAGAAACTgccgtaatttttttttatcaagattcTCTCGTgtcagtaaaaaatatataaaatgatattattaaagagAAAGATCCAATTAAATTATAGGTCTTACACATAAATTACCGATCTAGTCGAAAAACTCGTGGAATGCATagacaaaataaatatacaccGTTTTAAATTTTATGCCGATGGTTAGCAACAGAACAATCTCGGATGATTTACGTATAAGAAATATAACATTTTACGGTGTTTCTTTTTAGCggtttaaaaagaaatatactaCAAAAAGATGAACTAGCTTAgctctttaaatttatttattaaatatttctatatttgttcatttgcatttttggaagaattattttaaataatgaacTATATATTACTTTAGTTCGCTAAAACCCATTTCATCcaataatttgttaataaaaatttatttatttaaaatgttttaattaaattgtatatGTTTTCATGTATATTTTGTCCTATAATTTTGATATcagtattttttcatttaattttttctttgtgtaatttatatatttactcttATGATTTAAATGTTggttacttttaattaaattttaatttctagctACTTGATGTAAATGTTTACtaactaatttatatatgtatacgtttttgtgtaaaatatgcatacattttgtggaattatatattgataaaatgagcaagttttttttttttttttgaaagaacgAAATGAGCGAGTAGAAAGATGTTAGAGATGGAAAAGACTTTTTTGCTGTCAATCCATGAGCTTGAACCTCATGTCAGTAGCTCATGTCAATTGCAGCCGTCCCACTGTCCCAGACGCTGGAATAGTGGAATCTGTCAAACAACGTGCCTCTTCCTtcgtttcttttttctctcttatttgaaattaatttgtttaatttagatTTAACTTTTTCAGGTAGAGGTTGGACAAGAGGCTAAACTAAAACATAAGTCAACATAATACAACAGTTAAATATATCATCATTGCGTACGGAAGAAGATGCATTTAATACCATTTTTTTGACTTTATTCTAATTAACGTCatgaaaatttaatgaaaaatgtaTCCACAGTATAGTTTATATATACCATGTATTTgcttattgaaaataatttttctgaggataAAATTATCCAATTTgatcttaatttattaaattatgatataatatGAAAGAATTTTGTGTTGATACTATTTAACTCaaacaaaatcaatataataactttattaattctttattgtaattttgcaaGTAACCTATACAAAAgatttatcaatttattttttcagtttaatttattatatcaaaTTCTCTTTTTTAATAAGGAATATCAAATTCTCTTGTAACTGCTATAATAGatccaacattttttaaaaagttattttattttattatagttgTTTTAATGTCAaccattataataaatttaacttattaTCGCTGATAGTTTTTTAAtcgttgtaaaaaaaatatattctgatTTATAACGGTTCATcataaaatcatataataaatcTGCCATACAAAAGTAGAATTTGGAATTATGTCATTTGAATGTTTCATCCATCCCAAGCCTTTTATTAAGAGGTCAATTTGTTTAAGCttaaaagatgatttttttttaaaaagtatttttttaaaagtgattttttaaagaaatatatagatttatttcttaaaaaagtagaaaactatattttaaaaaaaatagtttaaataaacacacacaaaaaatgaaaagttacttatatttatttaaaaagtacttaaaaaaaactgaaacaaCTGATCCAAGATCTCTCTTGTCAATGACCTATATTGTTGAACAAATACTAATCCAGTTGAAACTTGGGTGACTGTGATAATGATATCTTTATATAATACAAAATTGATGAACAAGGGTTTTTCCTTAAGGACCTTAGCCACCAAAAAACTGACATTGATTGTCAATCCCCATCATCGCTTTGCAAGTAGTGCAATATTGAAAAATgagaatattttgaaaaaaaaaacctatgtttcctttcttgttttgttttgctaACTTTTCTATTTAAATCAATGCTTCTACAtttattaatgttatttaatttttataaaatttcatacaAATAACGAGtactatttattataatttaatgattagattaataaaaaatgtaataatttttatataataaaatggtATAAATATGTTATGACTTACATTCATAAAAACTACtaatgcttttctttttttttagaggaacataattatgtcattttttttgtttttttagaggaaacatGGTTATGTCTTTTCATTCAGAATATGAGTAACAATATAAGATGAGATATATTTAAAGATGAAAACTAGCATAAAATCTTAAGTGCTTGTTAAGTTGTGAGCTATAAGATTGACTTGTCTCTTTACAAAATTCACCTTGAGTTTGATAAGTTGGAAAAAGAAACTCTACATCTACTGATTGAAAATCCTTTTGAAGAGTTCATAAAATGATCAACCACTGATTTGCAATCCATCTCGAAAGTGACATTACGAATGCTGAGTTGTTGAACCCACAGAATAGCTTGATGAAGAGCCCAAACCTCAGCTTCTTTTGGAGCAGGGATGCCAGTTGCAGTTATCATCTTCGCTGTAAGAAAATTACCATTGGAGTCTCTCAAACAGAAACCAACACAAAAGGAGTTGCTTTCCTTGAAGATAGCTGCATCCAAATTACATTTTATGTGTCCTTAATGGGGCGGGTTCCATGGAATGAAAGTGTTTTCAGTAGAGGGAGTATGTGGCTTCGCATTGATCTGCCTCCATTGCTCATAATTCTGCAACTCGAGAGAGAGAGCTTCTATTGGATGGATGGTTTTATCTTCCCAAAGTCTCATGTTTCGTGAAGTCCAAATGCACAAGACCAGACTTATTTTTGCACGCTAGTTTGGATGAGATTCCTGCGAAATATTGAATAAGAATGGTTTAAAGCTATCAGCTGAGTCCCAATTTTGTTCTATGATATGCCATATATTTGCTTCACGCCAAATCCTTTTTGCATGATCAcatgaggaaaaaaaatgccACGCGTTCTCTATATTTGTCTCACAGCAAACACATTCAAGAGAGTTTGGCTTGAAGATTGTGTTGAGTTGGGAGGCATCCACACAATAGTCTCCAaagaaaattcttaattttgtgTGGGACACCAAGCAGCCACAAGACGGGCCAATTTCCTTCACTCTTCAAGTTGTGTTTCAAGCATGTTCTCCACTGTATTATGATATGTGCTCTTGACTGAATACTCTTCATTTTGTGTGAATCTCCAGATCAATTTGTCGTGCTCCATTGTTTTGAGAAGAGGGATAGATAGAATATGTTCTGCATCAGTTGGATTAAAAATTTCCTCCACTAGAATCTTCTTCCAGGCGCATGAATTATAATCAATAAGACCTCTAACTTTTAAATCAGAATTTACATTGGAATGAGTAGATGAGACATAGAGATTGCTACTATTATTTAACCAAGGTTGAGTCCATAGATTAATCAAATTATCATCACCAATTCTCCATTGCACTCCTTCTTTCACCACTAGCTGTGAAGCATGAATACTGTGCCAAACAAAACTTGGATTGCGCTTAGTTGAGCTTCTAAGAAATTCACGGATGAAAATTCTTTCGCTTTTAAGACATTTGCAACTATAGTTTCATGGTTGGTCATTATTCTCTAACCTTGCTTCCTTAGCatgataagattaaaagtgtgCAAATGTTTGAATCCTAAACCTCCAAACTCCTTCCTCATTGTCATTTTGTCCCAGTTGAGCCAATTAATACCTCTTTTGTCTTGATTATTCGAACTCCACCAGAATGAATTCATCattttttgaatttcatcttgCAATGTGGAAGGGAGTAGATAGACACTCATACAATAAGTATGAATAGATTGAGCAACATATTTCACAAGGATTTCTTTACCCGCTTTTGAGAGATGTTTTGTAGTCCAATGGTTAATACAACTTCGAATTCTATCTTTTATGAAAGCAAAGATAACTTTCTTTCTCTTGCCAATGATGGATGGAAGTCCCAAGTATTTGACAGAACCAATGCTTTCAATGAGGAGTGTTGGAGCTGtagaaaatttcaaatttctcaTAATTGATTAGTTGACCTGAAGCACGACCATATATGTGTCAAGAAATGTCTTTTAAGGAGAAGAATTTCTTTATCATCTACcttgcaaaacaaaaaacagtcATCAACAAATAAAAGATGTGAGAGGGGTGGAGCCCCTCTACACATCTTGACTCCATGGATATCACCTCTCGCCTCACTTTGTATAAGTAATGCTGAAAGACCCTAAGTACATAATATAAAAAGGTAGGGTGATAGTGAGTACCCAATTTAAGTCCTCTCCCAGGAGAAATTTGCCCAACCGGATCACCATTAAC
Encoded proteins:
- the LOC114396139 gene encoding uncharacterized protein LOC114396139: MPPRIQFHALVASSSWIVVITTITALLLLSFGCERGHALKVPFRVNDVLPVLPREISWPVLNNLHSAVDLLPYFVGSLTPANASVKWKGACFFDNTAKIEFAPSLEGATLYLKTEAAHSWTCMDLYVFATPYRITWDYYFSSREHTLKFDSWEEPAELEYVKQHGVSVFLMPSGMLGTLLSLIDVLPLFSNTGWGQKANLDFLKKHMGATFEKRSQPWRAYIDPADVHSGDFLAVSKIRGRWGGFETLEKWVTGSFAGHTAVCLKDEWGNLWVGESGHENEKGEEIIVVIPWEEWWELALKDDSNPQIALLPLHPEIRAKFNSTAAWEYARSMSGKPYGYHNMIFSWIDTVADNYPPPLDAHLVISVMSMWTRLQPAYSANMWNEALNKRLGTEGLDLHDILVETEKRGIPFDELLTIPEQDEWVYSDGKSTTCVAFILSMYKEAEVFGPIANSIQVTEFTIRDAYMLRIFEDNQTRLPSWCNNENDRIPFCQILGEYKMELPGYNTLEPYANMNEYCPSLPPTYDRPSRC